One window from the genome of Bradyrhizobium xenonodulans encodes:
- the modB gene encoding molybdate ABC transporter permease subunit, with protein MLDISPAEWTAILLSLRVAVIATLVATPFGIALAWLLARRDFWGKSVLDALVHLPLVLPPVVTGYLLLLTFGRRGLVGGFLAEHLGIVFAFRWTGAALACGVMAFPLLVRPMRLSIEAIDRRLEQAAETLGAAPWKVFFTVTLPLALPGVLAGMVLGFAKAIGEFGATITFVSNIPGETQTISSAIYSLIQTPDGDAAAGRLVIVSVVLALGALIAAEWFARRATQRLHGN; from the coding sequence GTGCTCGACATCTCTCCCGCCGAATGGACGGCGATCCTGCTCTCGCTCAGGGTCGCCGTCATTGCCACGCTGGTCGCAACGCCGTTCGGCATTGCGCTGGCATGGCTGCTCGCGCGGCGTGATTTCTGGGGCAAGTCGGTGCTCGACGCGCTGGTGCATCTGCCGCTGGTGCTGCCGCCGGTCGTCACCGGTTATCTGCTGCTGCTCACCTTCGGTCGCCGCGGCCTGGTCGGCGGATTTCTCGCCGAGCATCTCGGCATCGTCTTCGCCTTCCGCTGGACCGGTGCTGCGCTCGCCTGCGGCGTGATGGCGTTTCCGCTCTTAGTACGGCCGATGCGGCTGTCGATCGAGGCGATCGACCGCCGGCTCGAGCAGGCCGCCGAGACGCTCGGCGCGGCCCCGTGGAAAGTGTTCTTCACGGTGACGCTGCCGCTGGCGTTGCCCGGCGTGCTCGCCGGCATGGTGCTCGGCTTTGCCAAGGCGATCGGCGAGTTCGGCGCCACCATCACCTTCGTCTCCAACATTCCCGGCGAGACCCAGACGATCTCGTCCGCGATCTATTCGCTGATCCAGACGCCGGACGGCGACGCCGCCGCGGGCCGGCTCGTGATCGTCTCTGTCGTGCTCGCGCTGGGCGCATTGATCGCCGCCGAATGGTTCGCCCGCCGCGCCACGCAGCGCCTGCACGGGAACTGA
- the mepA gene encoding penicillin-insensitive murein endopeptidase → MSPRRLAPLLLFMTLLAAGGALAQDKGSVTPKPLPPLANPNDPTIGARELFARKLLPSKGAAHVIGSYTKGCIGGAMQMPLNGDNWQVMRLSRNRNYGHPEMIALIKRLAARAHKDAGWPGILVGDIGQPRGGPALSGHASHQIGLDADIWLTPMPDRRLSREEREEMSAVMMVRQDRLDIDPKVFSTGHVLVLRDAAQEPGVQRIFVNAAIKKALCREAKGDRSWLSKIRPWWGHDYHFHIRMRCPAGAGDCEGQPSQPEDEGCKPADLAYWFSDAVLHPKPPPEPPKPKPPMTLAQMPAACKAVLHAGDAKP, encoded by the coding sequence ATGAGTCCCCGCCGCCTCGCCCCTCTCCTGCTCTTCATGACGCTCCTGGCCGCCGGCGGCGCGCTGGCCCAGGACAAGGGCAGCGTCACCCCAAAACCGCTGCCGCCGCTCGCCAATCCCAATGATCCCACCATTGGCGCCAGGGAGCTGTTCGCGCGAAAACTGCTGCCCTCGAAGGGGGCGGCGCATGTCATCGGCTCCTACACCAAGGGCTGCATCGGCGGCGCCATGCAGATGCCGCTCAACGGCGACAATTGGCAGGTGATGCGGCTGTCGCGCAACCGCAACTACGGCCATCCCGAGATGATCGCGCTGATCAAGCGCCTTGCCGCCCGGGCGCACAAGGACGCCGGCTGGCCCGGCATCCTGGTCGGCGACATCGGCCAGCCGCGCGGCGGGCCCGCCCTCTCCGGCCACGCCAGCCACCAGATCGGTCTCGATGCCGACATCTGGCTGACGCCGATGCCGGACCGTCGTTTGTCGCGCGAGGAGCGCGAGGAGATGTCGGCGGTGATGATGGTGCGGCAGGACCGGCTCGACATCGATCCGAAGGTGTTTTCGACAGGCCACGTGCTGGTGCTACGCGATGCGGCGCAGGAGCCGGGCGTGCAACGCATCTTCGTCAACGCCGCGATCAAGAAGGCGCTGTGCCGCGAGGCCAAGGGCGACCGTTCATGGCTGTCGAAGATCCGCCCCTGGTGGGGCCACGACTACCACTTCCACATCCGCATGCGCTGCCCGGCGGGCGCCGGCGACTGCGAGGGCCAGCCGTCGCAGCCCGAGGACGAGGGCTGCAAGCCCGCCGATCTCGCCTATTGGTTCTCCGACGCCGTGCTGCACCCAAAGCCGCCGCCGGAGCCGCCGAAGCCAAAACCGCCGATGACGCTGGCGCAGATGCCGGCGGCGTGCAAGGCGGTGCTGCATGCGGGCGATGCGAAGCCGTAA
- a CDS encoding putative bifunctional diguanylate cyclase/phosphodiesterase: protein MLARAGRQPRKPRFARAPHPPTERDQLVSSRAEAEAAIAEARKSHERLRQAVDMLPQGIVILDPEGRYVLWNKQYAEIYSKTADLFAEGARLEDTLRVGVARGDYPEAAGHEDEWIAQRLKKLYEPGARHEQTLSDGRVILIEERRTDDGGVVGLRVDITELKQREASFRLLFDGNPVPMIVCALDDERILGVNDAAIAHYGYSRTEFERLKIRSLQAFDSEPPWAVDRSGEEQAGRTWKHVKADGALIDLAIYSRELTYAERPAVLLALMDITERKRAEARLAFMAQHDGLTGLPNRNLLRQQVDEMLLHSRRSSDKVALLMLGLDNFKSVNDTLGHAVGDKLLRGVAKRLRSTLREEDALARLNSDEFAVVQSGLTRPEDAVMLAKRLLEAIADPYLLDGHSVVIGASIGIAMAPGDGDDSEKLLKSADMALSRAKLDARGTFAFFEAALDAKAQSRRKIEVELRDAIQNDVLRPYYQPLIDLQSGRITGFEALVRWPHAERGMVSPAEFIPVAEETGLINPLGGLMLRRACLDAVTWPDDVRVAVNLSPLQFRSGNLLSVVTDALKHSGLPPRRLELEITETLLLEKSAQVLATLHALRALGVRISMDDFGTGYSSLSYLRSFPFDKIKIDQSFVRDLGANREAQAIIRSIVSLGKGLGVIITAEGVETEAELSCLRAEGCDEGQGFLFSKARPNIEIISLLAAQRGIDSADEDAALVA from the coding sequence GTGCTCGCCCGGGCCGGCCGACAGCCGCGCAAGCCGCGCTTTGCGCGCGCGCCTCATCCGCCCACCGAGCGCGACCAGCTCGTCTCGAGCCGTGCGGAAGCCGAGGCGGCCATCGCTGAAGCGCGCAAATCGCATGAGCGGCTGCGGCAGGCCGTCGACATGCTGCCGCAAGGCATCGTGATTCTCGATCCCGAGGGCCGCTACGTCCTCTGGAACAAGCAATATGCCGAGATCTACAGCAAGACCGCCGATCTGTTCGCGGAAGGCGCGCGCCTGGAAGATACGCTGCGCGTCGGCGTTGCCCGCGGCGACTATCCGGAAGCCGCCGGCCACGAGGACGAGTGGATCGCCCAGCGGCTAAAGAAGCTCTACGAGCCCGGCGCACGCCACGAGCAGACGCTGTCGGACGGCCGCGTCATCCTGATCGAGGAGCGCCGCACCGACGACGGCGGCGTCGTCGGCCTGCGCGTCGACATCACCGAGTTGAAGCAGCGCGAGGCTTCGTTCCGCCTGCTGTTCGACGGCAATCCCGTGCCCATGATCGTCTGCGCGCTCGACGATGAGCGCATCCTCGGCGTCAACGATGCCGCGATCGCCCATTACGGCTACAGCCGCACCGAGTTCGAGCGGCTGAAGATCCGCTCCCTTCAGGCCTTCGACAGCGAGCCGCCATGGGCCGTCGATCGCTCGGGCGAGGAGCAGGCCGGGCGCACCTGGAAGCACGTCAAGGCCGATGGCGCGCTGATCGACCTTGCGATCTATTCGCGCGAGCTGACCTATGCCGAGCGGCCGGCGGTGCTGCTCGCGCTGATGGACATCACCGAGCGCAAGCGCGCCGAGGCGCGGCTCGCCTTCATGGCCCAGCACGACGGGCTCACCGGCCTGCCCAACCGCAATCTGCTGCGCCAGCAGGTCGACGAGATGCTGCTGCACTCGAGGCGCAGCTCCGACAAGGTCGCGCTGTTGATGCTGGGGCTGGACAATTTCAAGTCGGTCAACGACACGCTCGGCCACGCCGTCGGCGACAAGCTGCTGCGCGGCGTCGCCAAGCGGCTGCGCTCCACGCTGCGCGAGGAAGACGCGCTGGCGCGCCTGAACTCGGACGAGTTCGCGGTCGTGCAGAGCGGCCTGACGCGGCCCGAGGACGCCGTGATGCTGGCAAAGCGCCTGCTGGAGGCCATCGCCGATCCCTATCTGCTCGACGGCCATTCCGTGGTGATCGGCGCCTCCATCGGCATCGCGATGGCGCCCGGCGACGGCGATGATTCCGAGAAGCTGCTCAAGAGCGCCGACATGGCGCTGTCGCGTGCCAAGCTGGATGCGCGCGGCACCTTTGCCTTCTTCGAGGCCGCACTCGATGCCAAAGCGCAAAGCCGCCGCAAGATCGAGGTCGAGCTGCGCGACGCGATTCAGAACGACGTGCTGCGGCCCTATTATCAGCCGCTGATCGACCTCCAGAGCGGCCGCATCACCGGCTTCGAGGCTTTGGTGCGCTGGCCGCATGCCGAGCGCGGCATGGTCTCGCCGGCCGAGTTCATTCCGGTCGCCGAGGAGACCGGCCTGATCAATCCGCTCGGCGGATTGATGCTGCGCCGGGCGTGCCTGGATGCCGTGACCTGGCCGGACGACGTCCGCGTCGCCGTCAATCTGTCGCCGCTCCAGTTCCGCAGCGGCAATCTGCTGTCGGTGGTGACGGACGCGCTGAAGCATTCCGGCCTGCCGCCGCGGCGGCTCGAGCTCGAGATCACCGAGACGCTGCTCTTGGAGAAGAGCGCGCAGGTGCTGGCGACGCTGCATGCGCTGCGCGCGCTCGGGGTGCGCATCTCGATGGACGATTTCGGCACCGGCTATTCCAGCCTCAGCTATTTGCGCAGCTTCCCGTTCGACAAGATCAAGATCGACCAGTCCTTCGTGCGCGATCTCGGCGCCAACCGCGAGGCGCAGGCGATCATCCGTTCGATCGTCAGCCTCGGCAAAGGCCTCGGCGTCATCATCACCGCCGAGGGCGTCGAGACCGAGGCCGAGCTGAGCTGCCTGCGGGCCGAAGGCTGCGACGAAGGCCAAGGCTTTCTGTTCAGCAAGGCCCGGCCGAATATCGAGATCATCAGCCTCTTGGCGGCGCAGCGCGGCATCGATTCCGCGGACGAGGATGCTGCGCTGGTGGCGTGA
- a CDS encoding IS30 family transposase — translation MESRARASRPQEARREDCRRFWAAIASGRSSEDAAVEAGVSPSVGVRWFRRAGGMPPTHLSPSSRLPSERYLSFAEREEIAILRVQGHGVRAIARQLDRAPCTISRELRRNVARRHGAPQYRATTAQWHADRSARRPKPAKLAINPPLRDYVQDRLAGMIAKPDGELLAGPKVVWKGRRAVHRQNRRWARAWSPEQISRRLRLDFPEDETMRISHEAIYQALYVQGRGALRRELTACLRTGRVLRMPRARVRKGRSFIPSEIMISQRPAEAADRAVPGHWEGDLIMGLGSSAIGTLVERTTRFTILLHLPRITGHEQEARVKNGPALAGHGAEAVRDAITRAIVSMPEQLRRSLTWDQGAELAQHARLRIDAGLQVYFCDPHSPWQRGTNENTNGLLRQYFPKGTDLSLHNSGDLEAVALALNTRPRKTLGWKTPAETLDQLLQVNDTQGVATSG, via the coding sequence ATGGAGAGCCGTGCGCGAGCAAGTCGTCCTCAAGAGGCCCGACGAGAGGATTGTAGACGGTTCTGGGCTGCGATTGCCTCGGGGCGATCGAGCGAAGATGCTGCGGTTGAGGCCGGGGTATCGCCTTCGGTTGGAGTGCGCTGGTTCCGGAGGGCGGGCGGCATGCCGCCAACACATTTGTCACCGTCGTCAAGGCTTCCATCGGAGCGCTATCTCTCGTTCGCCGAGCGCGAGGAGATCGCCATCTTGCGTGTGCAGGGTCATGGGGTGCGAGCCATCGCTCGTCAGCTTGATCGAGCTCCCTGCACGATCTCTCGTGAACTCCGTCGTAATGTGGCGCGCCGCCACGGCGCCCCACAGTACCGAGCAACCACGGCACAATGGCACGCTGATCGATCCGCCCGACGGCCCAAGCCGGCGAAGTTGGCGATCAATCCGCCCCTGCGGGATTACGTGCAGGACAGGCTTGCCGGTATGATCGCCAAGCCGGACGGGGAGCTCCTGGCTGGCCCGAAGGTCGTGTGGAAGGGACGCCGGGCTGTGCATCGGCAAAACCGGCGCTGGGCCAGGGCATGGAGCCCGGAACAGATTTCTCGGCGACTTCGGCTGGACTTTCCCGAGGATGAGACGATGCGCATCAGTCACGAGGCGATCTATCAGGCACTTTATGTGCAGGGTCGAGGAGCTTTGCGCCGCGAACTGACGGCCTGCTTGCGCACCGGGCGGGTGTTGCGGATGCCGAGGGCGCGCGTCCGCAAAGGCAGAAGCTTCATTCCTTCCGAGATCATGATCAGTCAACGTCCGGCGGAAGCCGCCGATCGAGCTGTGCCGGGCCACTGGGAAGGTGATCTCATTATGGGTCTTGGAAGTTCCGCGATCGGCACCTTGGTGGAGCGCACGACCCGCTTTACCATTCTGCTGCATCTGCCGCGTATCACAGGCCATGAACAGGAAGCTCGCGTGAAGAACGGACCTGCACTCGCCGGACATGGCGCTGAGGCAGTGCGCGACGCCATCACCCGCGCAATCGTCAGCATGCCCGAACAGCTGCGTCGATCGCTGACCTGGGATCAAGGAGCTGAACTGGCTCAGCATGCACGCCTGAGGATCGATGCAGGCCTGCAGGTCTACTTCTGTGACCCTCATAGCCCATGGCAGCGCGGCACCAACGAGAACACAAATGGGTTGCTGCGCCAGTACTTTCCAAAAGGGACCGATCTTAGCCTGCACAACTCTGGTGATCTCGAGGCCGTGGCTCTCGCACTCAACACCAGGCCCAGGAAAACCCTCGGCTGGAAAACACCGGCCGAAACTCTCGACCAATTGCTACAAGTGAACGATACACAGGGTGTTGCGACGAGCGGTTGA
- the modA gene encoding molybdate ABC transporter substrate-binding protein, producing the protein MIRIAGLFTAFLILAGASLSPASAEDKTITVFAAASMKNALDEVDAAYTAKTGVKFSVSYAASSVLAKQIEQRAPADVFVSADTDWMDYAISKKTINEPSRVNLLGNSIVLIAPKESKIDNVTIAQGFDLAKLAGDGRIATGDVKSVPVGKYAKAALEKLGAWQAAEPKFAMAESVRAALTLVARGEANLGIVYSTDAKVEPGVKIVGTFPADSHPAIIYPVAATTTARPETNDYLAFLRSTAAKTILEKYGFKFLVSPTT; encoded by the coding sequence ATGATTCGTATCGCCGGACTTTTCACCGCTTTCTTGATCCTCGCGGGCGCGAGCCTCTCGCCTGCCAGCGCCGAGGACAAGACCATCACCGTGTTTGCCGCGGCGTCGATGAAGAATGCGCTAGACGAGGTCGATGCCGCTTATACCGCCAAGACCGGCGTCAAGTTCAGCGTCAGCTACGCCGCAAGCTCGGTGCTGGCCAAGCAGATCGAGCAGCGTGCACCGGCCGATGTGTTCGTCTCCGCCGACACCGACTGGATGGACTACGCGATCTCCAAGAAGACCATCAACGAGCCTTCCAGAGTCAATCTGCTCGGCAACAGCATCGTGCTGATCGCGCCGAAGGAGTCCAAGATCGACAATGTCACGATCGCGCAGGGCTTCGACCTCGCCAAGCTCGCGGGCGACGGCAGGATCGCGACCGGCGACGTCAAGTCCGTGCCGGTCGGCAAATACGCCAAGGCCGCGCTGGAGAAGCTGGGCGCATGGCAGGCCGCCGAGCCGAAATTCGCCATGGCCGAGAGCGTGCGCGCCGCGCTGACGCTGGTCGCCCGTGGCGAGGCCAATCTCGGCATCGTCTATTCGACCGATGCCAAGGTCGAGCCCGGCGTCAAGATCGTCGGCACCTTCCCGGCGGACTCGCATCCCGCGATCATCTATCCCGTCGCCGCGACCACGACCGCAAGACCCGAGACGAATGACTATCTCGCCTTCCTGCGTTCGACCGCCGCCAAGACCATTCTGGAAAAATACGGCTTCAAATTCCTGGTCAGCCCGACAACATGA
- a CDS encoding LysR family transcriptional regulator yields MQREDASDLLAFLAVARERNFTRAAAKLGMTQSALSQIIRNLEERIGVRLLNRTTRSVTPTQAGERLFLSIGPKFNEMDVDLAALGELREKPAGTVRLTATENAAAAILLPALGKILPKYPDIHVEIVIDYGLTNIVAQQVDAGIRPGELVAKDMIAVRVSPDLRMAVVGSPSYFAERKRPKTPRDLTHHNCLNLRLPTHGGSLYAWEFEKNGRELKVRVEGQLVFNSAGLLLDGALKGLGLAYLTEGHVQPHVSQGRLVRVLSDWCPPFSGYHLYYPSRRQPSSAFSVLVEALRYRGR; encoded by the coding sequence ATGCAGCGAGAAGACGCGAGCGACCTGCTGGCCTTCCTCGCAGTGGCGCGGGAGCGCAATTTCACCCGTGCCGCAGCGAAACTCGGCATGACGCAGTCTGCCCTGAGCCAGATCATTCGAAATCTCGAGGAGCGTATCGGCGTCAGGCTTTTGAACCGGACGACGCGCAGCGTCACCCCAACCCAGGCTGGCGAACGGCTCTTCCTCAGCATTGGGCCCAAGTTCAACGAGATGGATGTCGATCTTGCCGCGCTCGGCGAACTCCGCGAAAAGCCGGCGGGAACCGTTCGTCTGACGGCGACGGAAAACGCCGCCGCCGCGATCTTGCTGCCCGCCCTCGGCAAGATCCTGCCGAAGTACCCCGACATCCATGTCGAGATCGTGATCGACTACGGGCTCACCAACATCGTGGCGCAGCAGGTCGACGCCGGCATCCGGCCGGGCGAGCTCGTCGCCAAGGACATGATCGCCGTGCGCGTCAGTCCGGACCTGCGGATGGCGGTCGTCGGTTCACCCTCTTACTTCGCTGAGCGCAAACGGCCAAAGACGCCACGAGACCTGACGCATCACAACTGCCTCAACCTCCGCCTGCCGACCCATGGCGGCAGCCTGTACGCCTGGGAGTTCGAGAAGAACGGGCGCGAGCTCAAGGTGCGCGTGGAGGGACAGCTGGTGTTCAACAGCGCGGGCCTTCTGCTGGATGGAGCGCTCAAGGGCCTGGGCCTCGCCTACCTGACGGAGGGCCACGTGCAGCCACATGTTTCCCAGGGCCGGCTGGTCCGGGTGCTTTCGGATTGGTGTCCGCCATTCTCGGGCTATCACCTCTACTATCCGAGCCGGCGGCAGCCTTCTTCCGCCTTTTCGGTGCTGGTCGAGGCGCTCCGATATCGCGGACGGTAG
- the modC gene encoding molybdenum ABC transporter ATP-binding protein, whose amino-acid sequence MLRVDIEKQLGEFSLSASFASEGRVIGLFGASGAGKSSLVNMIAGLLRPDRGTIAIDGETVDDTAAGIHVPAWRRRIGYVFQDARLFPHLNVAQNLDYGRRMNGLAPDPAQHKRIIDLLDIGALLGRRPGKLSGGERQRVALGRALLSKPRLLLLDEPLGALDEGRKLEILPYLVRLRDEANVPMVYVSHDAAELRQLATQIVMLKQGRVTSLGGVKVLT is encoded by the coding sequence ATGCTGCGCGTCGACATCGAAAAGCAGCTCGGCGAGTTCTCGCTGTCCGCGTCCTTCGCCAGCGAGGGCCGCGTCATCGGCCTGTTCGGCGCATCCGGCGCCGGCAAGAGCTCGCTGGTCAATATGATCGCAGGCCTGCTGCGGCCCGACCGCGGCACCATCGCGATCGACGGCGAGACGGTCGACGACACCGCCGCGGGCATCCACGTGCCGGCCTGGCGCCGCCGCATCGGTTATGTGTTCCAGGACGCGCGGCTGTTTCCGCATCTCAACGTCGCGCAGAACCTCGACTATGGACGGCGCATGAACGGCCTTGCGCCCGATCCGGCCCAGCACAAGCGCATCATCGACCTGCTCGACATCGGCGCCCTGCTCGGCCGCCGCCCCGGAAAACTCTCCGGCGGGGAGCGCCAGCGCGTCGCGCTCGGCCGCGCACTGCTGTCGAAGCCGCGTTTGCTGCTGCTCGACGAGCCGCTCGGCGCGCTCGACGAGGGCCGCAAGCTCGAGATTTTGCCGTATCTGGTCCGGCTGCGCGACGAGGCCAATGTCCCGATGGTCTATGTCAGCCACGACGCCGCCGAGCTGCGCCAGCTCGCGACGCAGATCGTGATGCTGAAGCAGGGTCGGGTGACGTCGCTCGGCGGCGTGAAGGTGCTGACGTAG
- a CDS encoding acyl-CoA dehydrogenase family protein, with protein MNAAPEVGLIERARALAPLIAGEADEIERTRRLTPAVVNALIENGLYRALLPQSLGGAEAPIETFMQMLEEIAKADASTAWCLGQCSVCAMIAATLDHDTAQEIFNTAPGILAWGAIAHEARSVDGGYRVTARWDFASGSRQASWLGAHVRIVGSDGVPRKNPDGSPEVRTILFPAASAVLHDVWEAIGLAGTGTDSYEVSDLFIPERFTAFRDVPSALREQSPLYRIGIGSTFSLGFAAVSLGVARATLDAAIALARAKHQSLAASAMRDNQSVQGLIGRTEGDWRAARAYLYATANAMWHDLCVTGEFSAAHRSAVRLAATWTIHQSAKVVDTAYHMAGATAVFRKHPFERRFRDMHAITQQIQARDTHYEDVGKGILAGG; from the coding sequence ATGAACGCAGCTCCCGAGGTTGGTCTGATCGAACGCGCGCGGGCACTCGCGCCGCTGATTGCGGGCGAGGCCGATGAGATCGAGCGGACGCGGCGGCTGACGCCGGCCGTCGTCAACGCGCTGATCGAGAACGGGCTCTATCGCGCGCTGCTGCCGCAAAGCCTCGGCGGCGCGGAAGCCCCCATCGAAACCTTCATGCAGATGCTGGAGGAGATCGCGAAGGCGGATGCTTCGACCGCCTGGTGCCTCGGCCAGTGCAGCGTCTGCGCGATGATCGCGGCGACGCTCGACCACGACACCGCGCAGGAGATCTTCAACACCGCACCCGGCATCCTCGCCTGGGGCGCGATCGCGCATGAGGCGCGCAGCGTCGACGGTGGTTATCGCGTCACGGCGCGCTGGGATTTTGCCTCGGGCTCGCGGCAGGCGAGCTGGCTGGGGGCGCATGTGCGGATCGTTGGTAGCGACGGGGTGCCGCGCAAAAATCCCGACGGGTCGCCGGAGGTGCGGACCATCCTGTTTCCTGCGGCGAGCGCGGTGCTGCACGATGTCTGGGAGGCGATCGGGCTGGCCGGCACCGGCACGGATTCCTATGAGGTGAGCGACCTCTTCATCCCCGAGCGGTTCACCGCGTTCCGTGACGTGCCGTCTGCGCTGCGTGAGCAGAGTCCTCTTTACAGGATCGGGATCGGTTCGACCTTCTCTCTTGGCTTTGCCGCGGTCTCGCTCGGCGTCGCCCGCGCGACGCTGGATGCGGCCATCGCCTTGGCGCGGGCAAAGCACCAATCGCTCGCCGCCAGTGCCATGCGCGACAACCAGTCGGTCCAGGGCCTGATCGGCCGCACCGAGGGCGATTGGCGCGCCGCGCGCGCCTATCTCTATGCGACGGCGAACGCGATGTGGCACGACCTCTGCGTAACCGGCGAGTTCAGCGCCGCGCATCGCAGCGCGGTTCGCTTGGCGGCGACCTGGACCATCCACCAATCGGCAAAAGTGGTCGACACCGCCTATCACATGGCCGGCGCGACCGCGGTGTTTCGAAAGCATCCGTTCGAGCGGCGGTTTCGCGACATGCACGCTATCACGCAGCAGATCCAGGCGCGCGACACGCATTACGAGGATGTGGGGAAGGGGATTCTCGCGGGAGGCTGA
- a CDS encoding IS481 family transposase, whose product MPWNEVSVMDQRREFVRLALQEGANRRELCRRFGISPDVGYKWLRRWQAGDHDLADQPRRPKSMPRRSEPAVEAQILAVRDKHPAWGARKIAHCLKRDGQAVPVPSTVHQILCRNERIKPSEKASPSPSDHRFEKDAPNQLWQMDFKGHMPLADGRRCHPLTMVDDHSRYALCLKACANERRPDVQKHLTDTFRRYGMPEAFYLDNGSPWGDTSGARWTSLKVWLLKLGVRVIHARPRHPQGRGKNERFHRSLKAEVFALHTFRTLAEVQRALDNWRTIYNLERPHESLGMGIPADRYRPSSRAMPDRVPKVQYDAGEIVRTASSTRSYIAFKGQMWKVPQAFCGEQLAIRQLDRDGRYGIFFASWQVASIDLTNGQPVSDVSEQVSAMSPV is encoded by the coding sequence ATGCCCTGGAACGAGGTGTCGGTAATGGATCAGCGACGCGAGTTTGTGCGGCTTGCCTTACAGGAAGGAGCGAACCGGCGAGAGTTGTGCCGGCGGTTCGGAATCAGCCCTGACGTGGGCTATAAATGGTTGCGGCGTTGGCAGGCTGGCGACCATGATCTGGCGGATCAGCCGCGTCGTCCGAAGAGCATGCCCAGGCGCAGCGAGCCTGCGGTGGAGGCGCAAATCCTGGCTGTGCGGGACAAGCATCCAGCCTGGGGGGCGCGCAAGATTGCCCATTGCCTGAAGCGCGACGGCCAGGCTGTGCCTGTGCCTTCGACGGTCCATCAGATCCTGTGCCGGAATGAGCGGATCAAGCCGAGCGAGAAGGCTTCGCCAAGCCCTTCAGACCACCGGTTCGAGAAGGATGCGCCCAATCAGCTTTGGCAGATGGACTTCAAGGGTCACATGCCGCTTGCCGACGGGAGGCGTTGCCATCCGCTCACCATGGTCGATGACCACTCGCGCTATGCCCTGTGTCTGAAGGCATGCGCCAACGAGCGGCGCCCAGACGTGCAGAAACACCTGACCGACACTTTTCGACGCTATGGGATGCCAGAGGCCTTTTACCTCGACAATGGATCTCCCTGGGGCGACACGTCCGGCGCTCGCTGGACCTCGCTGAAGGTATGGCTGCTCAAGCTCGGCGTCAGGGTGATCCACGCCAGGCCACGCCATCCTCAGGGCCGAGGCAAGAACGAACGCTTCCATCGCAGCTTGAAAGCGGAAGTGTTCGCTCTGCACACGTTCCGCACCCTGGCGGAAGTTCAGCGCGCCCTCGACAACTGGCGCACGATCTACAATCTGGAGCGGCCACATGAAAGCCTCGGCATGGGTATCCCCGCCGATCGCTACCGGCCGAGTTCTCGCGCCATGCCCGATCGTGTGCCGAAGGTGCAATACGACGCCGGGGAGATCGTTCGCACCGCCTCCTCGACCCGGAGCTACATCGCCTTCAAAGGGCAGATGTGGAAAGTCCCTCAAGCCTTCTGCGGCGAGCAGTTGGCCATCAGGCAGCTCGACCGCGACGGTCGCTACGGAATCTTCTTCGCCAGCTGGCAGGTCGCATCAATCGACTTGACCAATGGCCAACCTGTCAGTGATGTGTCCGAACAGGTGTCAGCTATGTCCCCGGTCTGA